atgtttcatttaaaatttcgtAGTGACTTACTGATGAGGCACGTAGATACCTATTCATGATGTCTGGTTATTGATACTAAATATCTGCTGTGATTTCCTGTGCCACGTGTTAGTACATTGACTGTCGTTAAGCAACTGCATTAGTGCAAGGAATTGACACTTGCATCATAATGTTCAAGAAGGCAATTATATTTAACCTCTTTTGAGTGAATGTAAGTTGTTCAAACCAAACATCTTGTCAAGTGTATCTTGAAACATCCagtatgttttcaaataataaatcattggtttgttaaattttatgacTAGAGACAAACTTTTGTtacttattattcatttttcagTTTGCACTGCCAATCAAGATAAACCGGCTCTTATTCGGCTGCTTACTATAAGCTTGGTTTGAACATGGTCTGAAACAAGtgtaaaattatcaatttacttCGAAGGTAGTAAAACGTAAACAATTTTCATGTTTCCTGCTATTTAATAGGGTCTATGCATACTGAAACTTATTTCGCATTCgcgcgtcaaaataagtttattagtGGTAGCGTAATGAGCCaaattaaagatgtttttttttatttatttatatatataatgtaaatgtaaatattctaatttaCATCTTACTAAaaaggatttcatatttttgtgtacgatttttattattggtttttaactttttagttttgtaGATGGCGTAGTTACCAACAACAACAACACTTCGGGGCTCTTCTCTTTCTAAATCATCTAAGTTATAGACtttctaataagtttattaacattaaaaaatggtttaaatacAATACAGTAGTTCAATTCTCATAGGCAGatcataaaatgtatacaattaGTCTTCTAACGAAAACcatataaaataggtatttattaaatattcaatacataGGTACTCTATTAACAAGTTAGAAAATCTATGCTAAAAAACACTAATGAGTTTCGTAAACGCTTTTGGCAGAAAAGAcgtatgttttaagtttatcaaGAACAGGAAAAATACACCCATCATCAACAAAATGCAAAATTGCAAAAATTTCTGTGCActgtaaattaaatgaagatagaaaatataaaaaaagaacattgaattttattttatttttctgcaaCAATTTGAGACGGTCGTCCTTGAAAAATGGCTCAAGTAAATGAAATAGAACCAACGTGGAACATCCTCGGCGACAGTTTCCCCAAACAATACGAAGTACCTGAGGTATGATCGGACGGTATAAGCCACTTAGAGCACCGTTAGTTTAAATTGTAGAAACACAATAATCACATACATAAGCTTTTCCTATCTACCTTTTCCACTTATCATATAGATTGCTAAATTCCCAAATATCCAAGTATTAATTTCGAAATCACCCTTACTCCTTCATTGATATCTAGGAAGTTGAAAAGAAACCTAAAGCGGAAAATATAAGCAAAATCAAGCTAAAGCTGCAGGACATACAGGATGCTCATAATAGGATCAAGAGCGACGTCGTATTTACACCAGTAATCGTAAGTACTAGAAAGTGCTTCCGCGATTGTCTGTGAAGACATagatcatattttaataattaatatttttttaggaagctaaatatgtaggaaaaaacttttgtaatgttttcttgaAATGCGAGAATTTACAGAACACAGGAAGGTacgtaaattgatttattacatgttattatttactCCTAGCTTTATAGAAAAGAAAAGGACTTactataatttaactattacaGTTTCAAAGCACGTGGAGCTTGTAATATACTGTCCAGCATGTCGCCCTCAGACAAAAGCAAAGGTTGCACCGTATCGGGTGGTAGAAACTACCTTAGCGCGATGACATACTACGGATTCAAGCAGTCAGTGCCTATCAACGTGATAGTACCGAAGGATTGTCCTCTGGTCGACAAACACACGTACAAGGAGAACTTCGCGATTGTGAAAGTTCACGGCAATGATCTGAACGACGCCAGCCTGCATGCACTCACTTACTGTGACGAAATTGGTTCCAATTATGTTCACGGGTAATATTTCGTGGTATTCCCCCCTACAATTAAATTTCTTGGGTgcatttttaaatgagttaCATTTGAGTCacttttataagtttatttatgaatgaattgTGTAGGTCTGACCGCTTGGACCTGATAGCGGGCTACGGCACTCTAGGGTTGGAATTACTTACTCAGATGGACAAGATGGATGCTATATTATGTCCGGTCGGCAGTGGCGGCCTTGTGGCCAGCCTCGTACTGGCTGTCAAGAGTCTAAAGcctaattgtttaatttacgtAAGTGCaatttacatagaaaataaatactgcgGTTTTATACCACCCATTACCATCCACTTTTATCGATCTCTTATTTGCTTGATTTCACGTTTTGCCAGGGCGTTGAATGTTCGGCGGCTCCTACAATGACTAAAGCGCTCCAAGAAAAGAAGCCAGTTATGATACAACTAAACCCGACCATCGCTGACAGTCTCAGTACCATCATAGCCAGTAATAACGCTTTCAACATTGTAAGAGGATACTTGGACAGAATGGTTTGCCTTTTAACATCTCACAGTTgtcttaaaaatgtatcaactTACCACTTCCACTCATGTTAAACAATTTACTAATAGATAACAGTCGATGAAGTGTGGATATCGCGAGCCATGATCAACATTCTGGAACGAGAAAAGATGGTGGTGGAAGGTGCCGCTGCCTGTCCTGTCGCTGCGGTGATGGCTGGGAAGGTTCCGGAGCTACGCGGTAAAAAGTACGTTGGCATATATGAAGACCGCAGTTTGCTACTGCGTTCAGGCCTTAACTAGCTCTAGTCAGAGCACGATAGTTGACCCCAAGTCCAGTACCATACCTTCTCCTGTGGGCCTACCACcactttttaaagtattatctaGTTTACGGTTGGCCTACAAGGTGTAAAGCGTCGCCTTTTTTCCAATATCATATTtcgatatcaaaatatttatccatATACTTGGCATGCTTCCATCGTTTCAGCATCGTGTGCGTATTATCTGGCGGCAACATCAACAGCAGTCGCATGTCACGGGTGATCGACCGCGGCATGGCGGCGGAGGGCCGCCTCGTCAAGTTCAGCGTGGCGCTGCCCGACGTGCCGGGCGCCATGGCCAAGCTGCTGGCGAAGGTCACGGACAACGGCGCCGACGTCAAGAGCTTCGTACCCGAACGGGCGTGGATGAGAAGAGATATCTTTACAGTTTCTGTAACCAAACTTATGACCTCCCTATATTAACCAAAAAGTGCCAAAACGCATCGGTTTtgttgatttcaaataaattgttcaaCGTTACGTTTCGTAAGAAAATGGCACAGTCATGATTCTTTAACGTAAATCCGCTACCTAATCTCGCCAATTTTTATCTAATATCTAAACGCTTTCAGGTAAATATGCTGATTGAAACAAGCGACATACATCACGCCAAGGATTTAGAAAAGAAATTACTCAAGGACTACCCTCACTCGCACTTTATTATGTTATAGCTGATCTGATACTTCCGTTGGTTTCGTACCCGTCTGTAAATGTTACCTACACGCCATcacttttcattaaaatattacaataaattattcctaCAATACCCAGTGTACTTATTTCTATACCCAATCCACATATTACTCATATCCCTACTCATTCTTCGAAGTAAACGACTTTCGTTATGTAGATACTCATATTGTACATACAAGTAGATATTATCTACTTAACTCATATTGCATTTGTGTACCCAAGCGCTAAGTTGTTTATTACAACGCTGCACCCGACCTTTTGTTGATGATGCACAGAACACTCTCCTACCTTGGTATATCAGGGGGTTGATGCCAACTGTTAAAGTTACACGGTTACAGTAGTGCGAGCTTAATAGCGCACTGTATCGAGCAATGCCTCTTCCACAAAGCAGTAATACCTATTCTATAATCAGCTGTTAGTATTGGTCCTTAGAATTTATCTAGTTACGTACGAAACTACGTTCACGGTCTCGATGCCAGCATTTTATCCAAGTTCAATTGTAACCCATCCTCTTTCGTGATCCGCGAACTTTTGTCTTCTGTTGCCTTTTGCCAATCCATTATGACATTACATTTATCAACCTAAAAAGGTtctaggtatataaaatgtgagaaatatcaaaataattggaatattttGCTAAATTCTAAATTCTTGCCTTCATTTATcgttaagaaaacatttataatggTGAGTTCGttgttaatgaaaattaaagatCCGAGGATTGATAAAAGAACATACCCTCACAATAATTTCCTACGCCATATAATATGTCGTGttctcaataatttaattattttcaccaACATGGATTGCTATTTATTTGTAGGATGAAACGTTAATTAAAGATGACCGTCCGCATGTGTTGTCATTTAATGAAATCAAACAAGCTGCGGAGAGAATAGAAGGTGGTATCATTCACACACCACTTTGCGTGAGTTATCTACAGATAATTTGAATTGTTTGCGTTTAAGTATATATTCGTTCctcagaaaatatttaaaatgagaaTTACATTTTCAGGAAGCAAAGATCAGCAAATACATGGActacaacatttatttgaaatgtgaaAACTTGCAATACAGTGGAAGGTAAAAGTAGTCTAGTCATATCACACCAGAGGGCCTGCCACAACCCCTGTTGAAGTTGTAGAAGAGAGACACCGCCATACGAAGAgtagtgcgctgtcacacttTTACAACCGcattaatataactttaatatgtGGCAGTAGGCCTCCaaggtttttataataaattgtccCATTTCTTTCAGTTGCGCGGAGCGAGGCAT
The Trichoplusia ni isolate ovarian cell line Hi5 chromosome 23, tn1, whole genome shotgun sequence DNA segment above includes these coding regions:
- the LOC113504984 gene encoding uncharacterized protein LOC113504984, which produces MAQVNEIEPTWNILGDSFPKQYEVPEEVEKKPKAENISKIKLKLQDIQDAHNRIKSDVVFTPVIEAKYVGKNFCNVFLKCENLQNTGSFKARGACNILSSMSPSDKSKGCTVSGGRNYLSAMTYYGFKQSVPINVIVPKDCPLVDKHTYKENFAIVKVHGNDLNDASLHALTYCDEIGSNYVHGSDRLDLIAGYGTLGLELLTQMDKMDAILCPVGSGGLVASLVLAVKSLKPNCLIYGVECSAAPTMTKALQEKKPVMIQLNPTIADSLSTIIASNNAFNIVRGYLDRMITVDEVWISRAMINILEREKMVVEGAAACPVAAVMAGKVPELRGKNIVCVLSGGNINSSRMSRVIDRGMAAEGRLVKFSVALPDVPGAMAKLLAKVTDNGADVKSFVPERAWMRRDIFTVSDETLIKDDRPHVLSFNEIKQAAERIEGGIIHTPLCEAKISKYMDYNIYLKCENLQYSGSCAERGIRNAMLAYGVAGSERGIIVPSHGNMALGAAYQGSTLGVPVTVVLPERTPPAHAQRCSELGADVVLCGDSLDDAITYAKKVHRDSRQIYMESDDPLVMAGLGTLGLEIITQLPEADAVIVPVGSGGLLASVLIACKKLKCSCLVYGAECSKVPKMMKALQAGYPVPVNVVPNLSEGLNTSIVGVNAFATLKGRLDRMLLVDEVYIARAMISMLERERLVADGAGVCAIAAVMQGLAPELRGKRAVCIVSGGNIDSGRLSRTIQRGLGSSGRLMRFAVAVPDHRSGLEHLAKVISDQNAVLKSLVTEQMWVHSDVTTTWANVVVETTNEDHATNFKEKVRDVYPSARFAVADLDEKHKISVR